In Zingiber officinale cultivar Zhangliang chromosome 1A, Zo_v1.1, whole genome shotgun sequence, a genomic segment contains:
- the LOC122017753 gene encoding NAC domain-containing protein 2-like, protein MNGADLPLPPGFRFHPTDEELVTHYLCRRSAGLPIYVPIIAELDLYKYDPWQLPGMAWYGEKEWYFFSPRDRKYPNGSRPNRSARSGYWKATGVDKPVGSPRPVAIKKALVFYAGKAPRGMKTDWIMHEYRLTHVDNSAAKKRHSLRLDDSVLCRIYHKKGEAIPEGRSSAAVVEAKREAPAAVTATDSLYLDAAESMPRLVGEYSSGSKHAAELKCEREKQSLPPWSEAGWEAALTSGTNYEYGNPLLFQDDDIFSYMQNPF, encoded by the exons ATGAACGGAGCAGATCTGCCGCTTCCTCCAGGATTCCGGTTCCATCCCACTGACGAGGAGCTGGTGACGCACTACCTATGCCGGCGATCCGCCGGGCTGCCCATTTACGTTCCCATCATCGCGGAGCTGGACCTGTATAAGTACGACCCGTGGCAGCTGCCGGGGATGGCGTGGTACGGGGAGAAGGAATGGTACTTCTTCTCGCCGCGTGACCGGAAGTATCCCAACGGGTCGCGGCCGAACCGGTCCGCCAGGTCAGGCTACTGGAAGGCGACGGGGGTCGACAAGCCGGTGGGTTCGCCGCGGCCAGTGGCGATCAAGAAGGCGCTGGTGTTCTACGCTGGGAAGGCGCCCAGGGGGATGAAGACGGATTGGATCATGCACGAGTACCGCCTCACCCATGTAGACAATTCCGCCGCCAAGAAGAGGCACTCCCTTCGG TTGGACGATTCGGTGCTGTGCCGGATCTACCACAAGAAAGGGGAGGCCATTCCGGAGGGTAGGAGCTCTGCGGCGGTGGTGGAGGCGAAGCGGGAGGCTCCGGCCGCGGTGACGGCAACGGACTCGCTCTATCTGGATGCGGCGGAGTCGATGCCGCGGCTGGTGGGGGAGTATTCGAGCGGGTCGAAGCACGCGGCGGAGTTGAAGTGCGAGCGCGAGAAACAGAGCCTGCCACCGTGGAGTGAGGCGGGCTGGGAGGCAGCCCTCACCTCCGGAACTAATTACGAGTATGGAAATCCTCTGCTGTTCCAAGACGACGACATTTTCTCGTACATGCAGAATCCCTTCTAA